The following nucleotide sequence is from Halorussus caseinilyticus.
CGACGACGACGCCGAGGGCGAGCGCGATTCCTCCGAGGAGACCGGCGAGATTGACGAACAGCCCCGAGACGGTCCTCACGCGGGTCTGGCCGCGGGCCGAGACGAGGATTCGGGCGCTGTCGCGCAACGGGAGCGTGGCGGTGGCGGTGCCGTCGATGTCGGTGGTCCGGACCGCGCCCGCGACGGAGACGTTGGCGTTCGCGAGCGGGTCGCCGCCGTAGGTCGTGCGGATTTCGACCGGCGTGCCGGGGAGCGCGACCGGTAGGGCGGGGTCCGCGGTGACTTCGAGGTCCGGGATGGTGAGCGTGCGCTCGCCCGAGACCGACCCGCGGGAGACCGCGAGTGTGACGTTTCCGGGCGATTCGGGGAGTTCGACCCGGACCCGGCCGCTCCGGTCGGTGGTGCCGACCGACTCGCCGTCGAGGGTCACGTCGGCGTCCCGGACCGGCACGTCCCGGACCGTCGCGGTCACGACCACGACGCTCTCGGTGGCCACCTCGCCCGAGACGATGAGCGTGGCGTTCGTCGCCAGCGCGTACTCGGTTCCGTCGTCGTCACTGCCGTTTTCGGACTGGAGCGCGCGGGACGAAGACGTTCGGGGAGAGGACGCGCCGGAGGAAGATGCCCCGGAGAGGGACGCTCCCGACGAGAATCCGCCGGGCGGTCCCGCGGTCAGCGCCATCGGCGCGTCGAACGTGGCGGGCGCGCCCGGCGCGGCGGTCGGCGCGGGCGGTGCGACGAGTGCCGCGGTGTCGCCGGAGTCGGTTCCGAGACCGACCCTGAGTTGGGCGGTGTAGGGGACCGGCGCGACCACGGTTCCGGAATCGTCGGTGACGCCGACGCGTTCGCCGTTGAACGAGACCGGGACGCCGACGGCGGGGGTGGCGTTGTCGCGGACCGTGACTTCGACGATTGCGCCGGGAACGGGCGTCCGGTTGAGCGTGACCTCGTAGGGAGTCCGGGGTCCCCGCGACTCGCCGGGGTCGGTCGCGGTGGTCCCGTCGCTGGTGGTCGTGGTCGTCGCGGCGACAGTCGTCGCGGTGACGGTGGTCCCGCCGGGACCGCGGGTGGTCTCGCGGGTGTCGGTCGCAGTACCGGAACCCGTCGCGGTCCGGGTTCCGTTCCCGGTCGCGGTTCCGGCGGTCGTCGCGGTGCGGGCGTTCGACCCGCCGGGTGCGGAGTCGCTCGTCGCCGTCCGCGTCGTCGCGGTTCCGGTCTCGCGGGTCGTCGTCTCCTCGGGGTCACTCACCGAGAACTGCTCGCCGGGACTGCCCGACTCGTTGGGGGTGTACTCGCCGGCGTCGGCGTCGGTCCGGTTGGCGAGCGCCTGCTGTTCGGCCTGTAGGCGCTGTTCGCCGGGGGTCGGGTCGAAGCGGACCCACCCCACGTCGGGGAAGTAGACTTCGACCCACGCGTGGGCGTTCATCGCCCGGACGCGGTAGGTGTTCGCGCCGACCGACTGGCCGGTCGAGTAGCCCACGACGTAGCGGGCGGGGACGCCCTGCGACCGGAGCATCGCCACCATCGAGGTGGCGAAGTACTCGCAGTAGCCCGACTCCATCTCGAAGACGAACTGGGAAGCAACGTCCTCGTCCGCGGGTTGCGAGACGTTCAGCGAGTAGGTCTTGTTCGACTCCAGCCACGACTCGATTCGCCGGGCCGACTCGTAGGGCGAGTCGGCGTCGCTGGTGAGGCGGTCGGTGAACGGCCCGAGTCGCTGGCGGGTCTCCTCGGGGAGCGCGGTGTAGCGGCGCTCGATTTCTGCGGGGTAGTCCCGGCCCGCGGTCTTCAGGACCGCGGGGTCGCGCGGCGGGAGGTGGCTGACGCCCGCGTAGGTCGTCCCGGCGGGCAGGGGGTCGTCGGTCACGAACGCGCGCTGGTCGGTGACCGACAGCGAGTCCGCGCCGGTCCGGGAGAGGGCGTTCGCGCGCCAGACGCTCGGCAAGGCGGTGGCCGACCGCTGGAGGGTGACGCGGTAGGCGACCTTCCGGCCCTGAATCCCCTCGCCCTCGATTGGTCCGGTGTAGGGTCGGCGGTCGCCGGACTGCTCCCACCCCGACCCGGTGTAGGTGTCGTACGCGCCGGTCCGCCAGTAGGAGGCGGCCGAACTCCGGACGGTGAAGTGGGTCTCGGCGTTCCGCGACCGGAAGGCGCTCTCGTTGCTGGCGAGCGACCCGCCGAGCGAGGCCTGCTGGCCGGGGTTGAGCGCGCCCAACCCGCCGGTGGCGAGGCCGCTTCCCCCACCTCCGGCGCTACCGCCGCCGCCGTCGGCGGGTCCGTAGGGGTCGACGTTGGGCGTCGGGACGACCGACCCGAGCGGCGTCCCGCCGAGTCCGGCCCCGGAGACGGCGGGGACGACGGTACCCGCGAGCAGGACCGCGACGACGCAACACAGCACCAGCGCGGCGCGGAGTCGGTCGCGGGACTGTTCGTCGTCGGGCACGAGCGGTGACGGCTTCTCGGACATGGGATTTGGAGTGGGGGCGGTCGAGTCGCAGGGGTCGGTGCGGTCGGGTGGCGATGCGGGCGGATGTCAGTGCAGTCGGATGTCGGTGCGGTCGAACTCCGGGCGGTTCGTGCGGGCCGTCGCAACGCCCGGCGTTCGACGCGACGACCCTGCGTGCGGTATGGATGCAACGTGCGCGGAGGTACGTGAAAAGAGTAGTGGAAATTCGGCGGCTTGACAAGAACGGTTCGCGCCCGGTGGGACCAACCACGGGACGCGCACCGCGGAACTAACCACGGGACGCGCACCGCGAGCGCCGACAGGCGCGAGCGGTGCGGGAGGTCCGGGGGCGCGGTTGCGGTTGCGGTCTTCATCGGTTCAAGCCTGAAGCTAGCTCTCTCGACAAATCGCGTTCGCATTGCGGTGGCGGATGCGGTCTTCGTCGGGTCGGTCGTTCGGGTTTGCCTCGTTCACAGCGTCGGGCTCGACGGAGAACCGCGAAGACCGACGAGAAGCTAGCTACTCCTTGAACCAATGAAGACCGCAACCGCACAGCACCGCGCCTCGTCCTCCCCAACCTCGGCGGCCGCGTTCGCGGCCGCCGTCCCTCGCGCGAATTGGCGCGGCACAGGGCCGCGCCAGCGCGCACCGGTGGTGAGTTCGAGTCTGCGAGCGCCGATAGGAAACAAATAGGTCGCTCAAAAATATATTTCTAATTCTAAGAGAATTATAAAAGATGCTCAAAGACAACCAAACAGTTCCGAAATCCCCGGGCGGACCGACAGGGACCAACACCTTTCACGCGCGATTCCGAATCACACACCCATGACCGACGAGTACACCGGGGCCGACCTGTTCGTGGACGCGCTGGCGGAGTACGGCGTCTCGCGCGTCTTCGGCAACCCCGGCACCACGGAACTGCCCGTGATGCGGGCGTTGGGCGACAGCGACCTCGAATACGTCCTCGGACTCCACGAGGACGTGGCCGTCGGGATGGCCGCGGGGTACGCTAGCACCCGACGGTACCACTCCCACCGCGCCGAGCGCGAGGGCGACGACCACGTGAACCCGGTCGGCGTCGTGAACCTCCACGTCGCGCCGGGACTGGCCCACGGACTCGGCAACCTCTACGGCGCGAGCGTGGCGGGCGCGCCGCTGGTCGTCACCGCCGGGAACCACAGCACCGACTTCCGCCACGAGGAGCCGATTCTGTCGGGGGACCTCGTGAGCATGGCCGACGAGTTCGCCAAGTGGAGCGCCGAGGTGGGCGACGTGTCGGCCCTGCCCGCGATGGTCCGGCGGGCGTTCCGGGTCGCGCTGACGCCGCCGACCGGCCCGGTCTTTCTGGCGCTTCCCCTCGACGTGATGATGGCCCCGACCGACCGGTCGCCCGAACGCCTCGGCGAGATTCCCGACGCCGGGCGCGGCGACCCGACCCAAATCGAGCGCGCGGCCGACCTGCTTGCGGACCCCGACGAGGACGTGGCGCTGGTCGTCGGCGACGCAATCGCGCGCTCGGGCGTCGATGCGGTAGAGGCCGCCGTCGAGTTCGCGGAGGCGTCCGGCGCGCGCGTCCACGGCGAGATTCTGGCCTGCGAGGTGGACTTCCCGACCGACCACGGCCAGTGGGTCTCCTACGTCCCGCCGGACGAGGACCTCGCCGCGACGCTCTTGGGCGCGGACAACCTCGTCTTCGTCGGCACTTCGACCAACACGACGCTGACCCGCCACGACCGACCCCTCGTCGCCGAGGACACCACCTGCGTCCACGTCAGCGACGACGCGTGGCAGGTCGGCAAGAATCACCCGGCGGACGCCGCCGTCGTGGGCGACCCCGGCCGGGTTCTCTCGGAACTCGCCGACCGACTCCGCGAGCGAATCGACGACGCGGGCCGCGAGGCGCGACTGGAGCGCGTCGAGATGGTCAAACAGATGGTCGAGAGCCGGATGGCCGAGATTGGCGAGGACCACAGCGACGACCCCCGCGCGTCGAAGGCCGAACTCGTGGACGCGATGGAGGAAGTCGCCCCCGACGCCTACGTCGTAGACGAGGGCGTCACCGCCAAGTACGCCATGCTGACCCGGTGGGACTTCGAACCGGAGCAGTACGTCTCGAACAAGGGCGGCGGACTCGGCTACGGACTCCCGGCCGCCGTCGGCGCGGCCATCGCCGAATCGGAGACCGACGACCCCCGCGACGTGGTGGGGTTCGTCGGCGACGGGTCGTACCTCTACTACCCCCAGACGCTCTACTCGGCGGCCCGCTACGACGCCGACCTGACCGTCGTGATTCCGGACAACCGCAACTACCGCATCCTGAAGGACAACGCGCTGGACCTCTTCGGCGGCGACGAATCGGACTACGAGTTCGTCGGCATGGACTTCGACCCGCCGGTTGACATCCCGGCGAACGCCGAGAGCCACGGCGCTCGGGGCCGACTCGTGGAGGACCCCGAGGAAATCGGTCCCGCGCTGGAGGCGGCGCTGGACCGCGACGGCCCGGACGTGTTGGACGTGCTGGTTCACGACTGATTCGGCGGTCGGGTCGTTTCGGAGTTGGCCGTCGGTGTCGTCGGATTTCCGGTCGGCGAAACGGCGCGCTCTCGGTTTGCGGAATTCGGAAGTGGTCAGTTTCGGTCGCAGAAGTCGGAGAACGTCAGGCTCGAACCTGTCGGACCGCTCCGCGACGACGGAGCATCCGAGACGCGGGCGACTGCCGACTCCCCTCAGACCGCAACCGCACCGCACAGCACCGCGACCGCGGGCCACACCCTCCCCAACCGACTGCGCTTCTCGGCCTCCACTTCGTTTCGGCCTGCGATGCTCGTCCACCGTCGGAAGCGAGTTCCGACGAGCCTGCGCTCACGTCCGTTCGCGCAGACACCGGCAGACGAACCGCGTCTGCCGAGCCGTCCGTCGCTTCGCTCCGGACGACCTCGCGCGAATGGGCGCGACACGCTCCGCGGTCGCGCCCGCACGCGCCGGTGTGTACGTGTGAGCGCGCTCGGGGACGTGCGGGTCTGCGAGCGCACCCCTGCGAGCGCGCCCGGCGCTGGCACGCACGGGCGCGAGCGAGACGAATACGTCTCACCTCGCGCAAGCGAAGAGTAGAACACTTATCACGCGAGAGCGGTCTCTTTCGGCCGATGGATTGGTCCCGTCGCAAACTCCTCGCCGCCCTCGGCACCGCTGGCGTCGGTGGCTACTGGTGGGTCAGCGATGGCCGCTGTCCCGACCGCAGAGCGCCCGACTGGACCCTCGACGGCCGGTACTGGTCGCCGCCCACCCGCGACGACGGGGACACTTTCGTCTCCGAAGGCTACGGCATCACCGGCAGGGACGCGCCCCACCGCATCGCCTCGCTGGACGCCCGCGACGGGAGTCCCAACTGGGTCTTCACCGTGGTCGGCGCGGGCGCTGGCGCTCCGCGCGTCTCCGACGGCGCGGTCTACGTGGGCACCGGGAACGACCGGGTGTACGCCTTCGACCGGCGGACCGGCCACGTCGAGTGGCGCTACGACGCCGGAGGCCACGAGACCTACGGCGGGGGAGCGTGGGGCCGACCCGCCGCAGTCGCCGGTGTCGTCGTCGCTGGCGTCTCACACTCCGAGATTGCCGACCCGCCCCCGACCGACAGCGGCGCGTACACCCACCGCGTCGTCGCCCTCGCCGCCGAGTCGGGCGAGGAAGTCTGGTCCGAGCGAGTGGACGCGATGGCGAAGACCGG
It contains:
- a CDS encoding transglutaminaseTgpA domain-containing protein, yielding MSEKPSPLVPDDEQSRDRLRAALVLCCVVAVLLAGTVVPAVSGAGLGGTPLGSVVPTPNVDPYGPADGGGGSAGGGGSGLATGGLGALNPGQQASLGGSLASNESAFRSRNAETHFTVRSSAASYWRTGAYDTYTGSGWEQSGDRRPYTGPIEGEGIQGRKVAYRVTLQRSATALPSVWRANALSRTGADSLSVTDQRAFVTDDPLPAGTTYAGVSHLPPRDPAVLKTAGRDYPAEIERRYTALPEETRQRLGPFTDRLTSDADSPYESARRIESWLESNKTYSLNVSQPADEDVASQFVFEMESGYCEYFATSMVAMLRSQGVPARYVVGYSTGQSVGANTYRVRAMNAHAWVEVYFPDVGWVRFDPTPGEQRLQAEQQALANRTDADAGEYTPNESGSPGEQFSVSDPEETTTRETGTATTRTATSDSAPGGSNARTATTAGTATGNGTRTATGSGTATDTRETTRGPGGTTVTATTVAATTTTTSDGTTATDPGESRGPRTPYEVTLNRTPVPGAIVEVTVRDNATPAVGVPVSFNGERVGVTDDSGTVVAPVPYTAQLRVGLGTDSGDTAALVAPPAPTAAPGAPATFDAPMALTAGPPGGFSSGASLSGASSSGASSPRTSSSRALQSENGSDDDGTEYALATNATLIVSGEVATESVVVVTATVRDVPVRDADVTLDGESVGTTDRSGRVRVELPESPGNVTLAVSRGSVSGERTLTIPDLEVTADPALPVALPGTPVEIRTTYGGDPLANANVSVAGAVRTTDIDGTATATLPLRDSARILVSARGQTRVRTVSGLFVNLAGLLGGIALALGVVVVAASRRGVGPRKLLALLGGAIRAIPGLVVAALFGAADRLSWAVETVADALRELAAGETTVGELLARLRAWLREREQAVRRRSRGALAGGALADGSASDAPDPDDYRTLREAWESFLRSVSVRRPSASTPGELADHAVREDDLPPGPVVTLRDAFRDVEYGARSPGDRLPQVEEAIDAIERATRRRTAEGDGGTDGDADPESGGDE
- a CDS encoding thiamine pyrophosphate-binding protein; protein product: MTDEYTGADLFVDALAEYGVSRVFGNPGTTELPVMRALGDSDLEYVLGLHEDVAVGMAAGYASTRRYHSHRAEREGDDHVNPVGVVNLHVAPGLAHGLGNLYGASVAGAPLVVTAGNHSTDFRHEEPILSGDLVSMADEFAKWSAEVGDVSALPAMVRRAFRVALTPPTGPVFLALPLDVMMAPTDRSPERLGEIPDAGRGDPTQIERAADLLADPDEDVALVVGDAIARSGVDAVEAAVEFAEASGARVHGEILACEVDFPTDHGQWVSYVPPDEDLAATLLGADNLVFVGTSTNTTLTRHDRPLVAEDTTCVHVSDDAWQVGKNHPADAAVVGDPGRVLSELADRLRERIDDAGREARLERVEMVKQMVESRMAEIGEDHSDDPRASKAELVDAMEEVAPDAYVVDEGVTAKYAMLTRWDFEPEQYVSNKGGGLGYGLPAAVGAAIAESETDDPRDVVGFVGDGSYLYYPQTLYSAARYDADLTVVIPDNRNYRILKDNALDLFGGDESDYEFVGMDFDPPVDIPANAESHGARGRLVEDPEEIGPALEAALDRDGPDVLDVLVHD